One Endozoicomonas gorgoniicola DNA window includes the following coding sequences:
- a CDS encoding GTPase: protein MINLSLYQRKTRQLHQRVLEVLEPIDSSAYFAVKDAYDSDEPKLQLALIGQYNAGKSTIIKALTDNQDIKIDSNVCTDDVTAYDWNNIRILDTPGIHAGREDHDKTTYSAIDKADLLIFAITNELFDDVIGKHFRQLAFEHQKAKEMLLVVNKMARDSGTPDIKIPSLLPVLEPSLPEDFQTTFIDAECYLEAQEEDDPEDRAELLEESHFDELVTAINRFVTSKGIMGKLTTPLSTMQTVVRKLQTEKSVSDPNEQILVELLHRKQAILREAGLRLKRTMQEMLRRTTYEVAGEGDRVAESLSETSSEEKVKENIETAKKNCESALAKLNENYADAVKQHVEQLEFELKQLEESQLAQSLNSAIERIASLSAADIDQLGSDVTINSYDTGSKERYGKLAGWAHKGLNFTFKSAQGAKATAGNIGSATAASGSQIHQGVKFVGKMIGYKFKPWQAVNIAKNIGNFARYAGPVLSLIGIGFQIYDDIKQEECRQSLHKARADVRRDFLKISRDLDQDFQQQILQVCEDIHSDTLSQTQSVLDEMTAGAIQKNSQLEQLHQLDRDISGLIGEIQQAA from the coding sequence ATGATTAATTTATCCTTATATCAGAGAAAGACCCGACAGCTACATCAGCGAGTACTGGAGGTTCTTGAACCAATCGACTCGTCCGCTTACTTTGCAGTGAAGGATGCCTACGACAGTGATGAGCCAAAACTGCAACTGGCTCTGATCGGACAGTATAACGCCGGTAAGTCCACCATAATTAAGGCTCTCACTGATAATCAGGACATCAAAATAGACTCTAATGTCTGTACCGATGATGTGACCGCCTATGACTGGAACAATATTCGTATTCTGGATACTCCGGGAATCCACGCCGGTCGGGAAGATCATGACAAAACAACCTACAGCGCTATTGATAAAGCTGATCTGTTGATTTTCGCTATCACCAATGAGTTATTTGATGATGTGATTGGCAAACACTTTCGACAGTTAGCCTTTGAGCATCAGAAAGCCAAAGAGATGTTACTGGTTGTCAACAAGATGGCCCGAGACAGTGGTACACCGGACATCAAAATTCCTTCTTTATTACCTGTACTTGAACCATCTTTGCCTGAAGATTTTCAGACTACTTTTATTGACGCTGAGTGCTATCTGGAAGCTCAGGAAGAGGATGACCCTGAAGATCGCGCTGAGTTGCTGGAAGAAAGTCATTTTGATGAGCTGGTCACCGCCATCAACCGATTTGTTACCAGTAAAGGCATTATGGGGAAGTTAACAACGCCCCTTTCGACCATGCAAACTGTTGTACGCAAACTGCAGACTGAAAAATCCGTATCTGATCCAAATGAACAGATACTAGTGGAGCTGTTACATAGGAAACAGGCCATTCTTCGCGAGGCTGGTCTACGCCTAAAACGAACCATGCAGGAAATGCTGAGGCGTACAACCTATGAAGTAGCTGGTGAAGGTGACCGTGTCGCTGAATCACTGAGTGAAACCAGTTCTGAAGAGAAAGTGAAAGAAAACATAGAGACTGCAAAAAAGAACTGCGAATCCGCTCTTGCCAAATTAAATGAGAATTATGCCGATGCGGTTAAGCAACACGTCGAGCAGCTTGAGTTTGAACTTAAACAGCTTGAAGAAAGCCAGTTAGCACAATCTCTTAATAGTGCCATTGAGCGTATTGCCAGCCTGTCTGCGGCAGATATTGATCAACTCGGAAGTGATGTAACGATTAATTCATACGACACAGGAAGCAAGGAGCGTTATGGCAAACTGGCAGGCTGGGCTCACAAAGGTTTGAATTTTACATTCAAGAGTGCTCAGGGAGCGAAAGCAACAGCTGGCAATATTGGTTCGGCAACAGCTGCGTCCGGGAGCCAAATTCACCAGGGGGTTAAGTTTGTCGGCAAGATGATTGGCTACAAGTTCAAGCCATGGCAAGCAGTTAACATTGCCAAAAATATTGGAAACTTTGCCCGATATGCCGGCCCTGTCCTATCTCTGATTGGTATTGGCTTTCAGATATACGACGATATCAAACAGGAAGAGTGCCGCCAGAGTTTACATAAAGCACGAGCGGACGTACGTCGGGATTTTCTCAAGATTTCTCGCGACCTGGATCAGGACTTCCAACAGCAAATTCTGCAGGTCTGTGAAGATATTCACAGCGATACACTTTCTCAGACGCAGTCAGTACTAGATGAAATGACAGCTGGAGCTATTCAGAAAAATAGTCAGCTTGAGCAGCTTCATCAGCTTGATCGTGATATCAGTGGGCTAATTGGTGAAATTCAGCAGGCAGCCTGA
- a CDS encoding DUF262 domain-containing protein, with product MTIINTHVFSVKALLEKQLSVPDYQRPYKWQPKHVNQLLDDVILHRNKSSYRLGTVVLHQDDDNKQLNIVDGQQRLLTLTLLCTLLDKGKNFRPVLLEQTFS from the coding sequence ATGACAATAATTAATACTCATGTATTTTCAGTGAAGGCTTTACTGGAAAAACAACTATCTGTTCCTGATTACCAACGCCCCTATAAATGGCAACCAAAGCACGTTAACCAACTGTTGGATGATGTCATTCTTCACCGCAACAAGAGCAGCTACCGGCTGGGTACGGTGGTGTTGCATCAGGACGATGACAATAAGCAGCTGAATATTGTTGACGGGCAGCAACGTCTATTAACCCTGACACTGCTGTGTACGTTGCTGGATAAAGGCAAGAACTTTCGCCCCGTGCTGCTGGAACAGACTTTCAGCTGA
- a CDS encoding DUF7834 domain-containing protein produces MTRENLQHNAAVIESRVRQLSEADREELIHFVLHDCELITVTLDSLSEAFQFFDSQNARGKVLEPYDLLKAFHLREMANNTEEERTLCVEQWENSVSPDHTQKNMPPSLHTIMSDYLFRLRCWSAGKPGQWFSRHNVDVFKGVNLDQKNYPFAAVMRTLDYQVDQYNLDPVRRWDQQVMSYPFQVDQTMLNGKRFFEYIQYYIKTYKTLFIDDKPELQKLMKIINNYKGRSRKGDHYVRNLFFCAVMQYYDRFGDEELEKAALLCFVWSYRIRLEQNRMVIESIDNHARTLGELLYVIRHALHPQEVLAFPVAPVLNKNIKGTNLDNKNPEVNGLVEQFEEMGYIQ; encoded by the coding sequence GTGACACGGGAGAACCTTCAGCATAATGCGGCGGTGATTGAAAGTCGGGTTCGGCAACTCAGTGAAGCGGATCGGGAAGAACTTATCCATTTTGTTCTTCATGACTGTGAGCTGATCACTGTTACACTGGATAGCCTGAGTGAAGCTTTCCAGTTTTTCGATTCCCAAAATGCCCGTGGTAAAGTCCTTGAACCTTATGACCTGCTCAAGGCATTTCATCTGCGGGAAATGGCGAACAACACTGAGGAGGAGCGCACCCTCTGTGTGGAGCAGTGGGAGAACAGTGTCAGTCCTGACCACACCCAGAAAAACATGCCCCCGAGCCTGCACACCATTATGAGCGACTATCTATTTCGTCTGCGGTGCTGGTCTGCCGGGAAGCCTGGCCAGTGGTTCAGCCGCCATAATGTCGATGTGTTCAAGGGCGTAAACCTCGATCAAAAAAACTACCCGTTTGCAGCGGTGATGCGGACACTGGATTATCAGGTTGATCAGTACAATCTCGATCCGGTAAGACGCTGGGATCAACAGGTTATGAGTTATCCGTTTCAGGTGGATCAAACCATGCTCAACGGTAAACGCTTCTTCGAGTATATCCAATACTACATCAAGACCTACAAAACGTTGTTTATTGATGACAAGCCCGAACTTCAGAAACTGATGAAAATCATCAATAACTACAAAGGGCGCAGCCGTAAAGGCGACCATTATGTTCGTAATTTATTCTTTTGTGCGGTTATGCAGTATTACGACCGTTTTGGTGATGAAGAATTGGAGAAGGCTGCGCTGCTATGTTTTGTCTGGAGTTATCGAATCCGGCTGGAACAGAATCGCATGGTTATTGAGTCTATTGATAATCATGCCAGAACCCTGGGTGAGCTGCTGTATGTTATCCGGCATGCCTTACACCCACAGGAGGTGCTGGCATTTCCGGTGGCTCCCGTCCTGAATAAAAATATTAAAGGGACCAACCTTGATAATAAAAACCCTGAAGTGAATGGCCTCGTTGAACAGTTTGAAGAGATGGGATATATCCAATGA